One Paraburkholderia caffeinilytica DNA segment encodes these proteins:
- a CDS encoding CoA-acylating methylmalonate-semialdehyde dehydrogenase, with the protein MSAIASNQAATVKLLINGEFVESKTTEWRDIVNPATQEVLARVPFATADEVNEAIRSAHAAFKTWKDTPVGARMRIMLKFQALIREHSPRVARTLSAEQGKTIPDAEGDIFRGLEVVEHACSIGTLQQGEFAENVAGGVDTYTLRQPIGVCAGITPFNFPAMIPLWMFPMAIVCGNTFVLKPSEQDPLSTMQLVELALEAGVPKGVLNVVHGGKEVVDALCTHELVKAISFVGSTAVGTHVYRLGSEHGKRVQSMMGAKNHAVVLPDANREQTLNALAGAGFGAAGQRCMATSVVVLVGAAQQWLPDLVAKAKTLKVNAGNEPNTDIGPVVSRAAKQRILGLIETGVKEGATLALDGRDVKVPGYAQGNFIGPTIFTDVTTEMEIYRQEIFGPVLVVLSAATLDDAIALVNANPFGNGVGLFTQSGAAARKFQSEIDIGQVGINIPIPVPVPFFSFTGSRGSKLGDLGPYGKQVVQFYTQTKTVTARWFDDDTVNDGVNTTISLR; encoded by the coding sequence ATGAGCGCAATTGCTTCGAACCAGGCCGCCACCGTCAAACTGCTGATCAACGGCGAGTTCGTCGAATCCAAAACCACCGAATGGCGCGACATCGTCAACCCGGCCACGCAGGAGGTGCTCGCACGCGTGCCGTTCGCCACCGCCGATGAAGTGAACGAAGCAATCCGCTCCGCGCATGCCGCGTTCAAGACGTGGAAGGACACGCCGGTCGGTGCGCGCATGCGCATCATGCTGAAGTTCCAGGCGCTGATTCGCGAGCATTCGCCGCGCGTCGCCAGGACCCTGAGCGCGGAGCAGGGCAAGACGATTCCGGACGCGGAAGGCGACATCTTCCGCGGGCTTGAAGTGGTCGAGCATGCCTGCTCGATCGGCACCTTGCAGCAGGGCGAATTTGCCGAGAACGTGGCGGGCGGTGTGGATACCTACACGTTGCGTCAGCCAATCGGCGTATGCGCCGGCATCACGCCGTTCAATTTCCCCGCGATGATCCCGTTGTGGATGTTTCCGATGGCGATTGTCTGCGGCAATACCTTCGTGTTGAAGCCGTCGGAACAGGATCCGTTGTCGACGATGCAACTGGTCGAACTGGCGCTTGAAGCCGGTGTGCCGAAGGGCGTGCTGAATGTCGTGCACGGCGGCAAGGAGGTGGTCGATGCACTGTGCACGCATGAACTGGTGAAAGCGATTTCGTTCGTCGGCTCGACCGCGGTGGGCACGCATGTCTATCGCCTCGGCAGCGAACACGGCAAGCGCGTGCAATCGATGATGGGCGCAAAGAATCACGCGGTCGTGCTGCCCGATGCGAATCGCGAGCAGACCTTGAATGCGCTGGCAGGCGCGGGGTTCGGCGCAGCGGGACAGCGTTGCATGGCGACCTCGGTGGTCGTGCTGGTCGGCGCGGCGCAGCAATGGCTGCCGGATCTGGTCGCGAAGGCGAAGACGCTGAAGGTCAACGCGGGCAACGAGCCGAATACGGACATCGGTCCGGTGGTCTCGCGCGCCGCGAAGCAACGCATTCTCGGCCTGATCGAAACGGGCGTGAAAGAGGGCGCGACGCTGGCGCTCGACGGTCGCGACGTGAAGGTTCCGGGCTACGCGCAAGGCAATTTCATCGGCCCGACGATCTTTACCGACGTCACCACCGAGATGGAAATCTATCGCCAGGAAATTTTCGGCCCGGTGCTGGTGGTGCTGAGCGCAGCGACGCTCGATGACGCGATCGCGCTCGTCAACGCCAATCCGTTCGGCAACGGCGTGGGCCTCTTCACGCAAAGCGGCGCGGCGGCGCGCAAATTCCAGAGCGAGATCGATATCGGCCAGGTCGGGATCAACATTCCGATTCCGGTGCCCGTGCCGTTCTTCAGCTTTACCGGCTCGCGCGGCTCGAAGCTCGGCGACCT